The segment GAAGAAAATAGACTCTTCCCCCCTTCAAAAGAATTCTCAGATAAATCAAATATAAAAAGTTTTGAGGAATTACAAAGTTTAAAAAAACAATCTTTAGAGAACCCAACAAAATTCTGGGAATCTTTTGCAAATTCGGAAATTGATTGGTTCGAACCATTTCAGACTGTTTTAGACCGAGAAAATGCGCCCTTTTTTAAATGGTTTAAGGAAGGTAAGTTGAATATCACTTATAACTGCTTAGATAGACATATCAAAAACGGAATTGGGAATAAAACAGCGCTTGTATGGGAAGGCGAGCCAGGAGATAACAAGAAATATACGTATCAAGAACTTCTCAAAGAAGTATGCAAAGCTTCAAATGCTTTGAAATCTTTGGGAATAAAAAAGGGTGATTTGGTCTGTATTTATATGCCAATGATTCCTGAGGCGATGGTTGCCATGCTCGCTTGCGCGAGAATTGGAGCTCCTCATTCCGTAGTTTTTGGAGGCTTCTCCTCTGAGTCGTTAAAAGATAGGTTAATTGATGGAAATGCCAGATTTGTTATAACGGCAGATGGTGGTTTTAGAAAAGATAAGGTAATTGAGCTTAAGAAAGCTGTTGATGCGGCAATTGAAAGTGGGGCAAATAAGATTGTTGAAAAAGTTATTGTTGTTCAAAGAACTAAAAAAGATATCTCGATGGTAAACAATAGGGATTTTTGGTGGCACGAATTATTAAAAGATCAAAAAGATTGGTGTGAACCTGAAATTATGAATAGCGAAGATAGATTGTTTGTCTTATATACTTCAGGATCCACTGGTAAACCAAAGGGTGTTGTTCATACAACTGCTGGTTATAATCTCTGGTCTCACCTTACATTCAAGTGGATTTTTGATATAAAAGATGATGATGTCTATTGGTGTACAGCAGATGTTGGGTGGATTACTGGACATAGTTATATAGTATATGGACCTTTATCCAATGGAGCAACAACTCTTATGTTTGAAGGTGTTCCAAGGGCATCTAACTTAGGGGCTTTTTGGGAAATTATTCAAAAATACAAAGTTACTATTTTCTATACAGCGCCAACAGCGATAAGATCATTTATGAAATCTGGACGTGAAATCCCTGACCAATACGATTTAAGATCTTTGAGACTTTTGGGGACAGTTGGCGAGCCAATTAATCCTGAAGCATGGATGTGGTATCGAGAGGTAATAGGTGATAATAAGTGTCCAATAGTAGATACATGGTGGCAAACTGAAACTGGTGGTGTGATGATAAGCCCGTTACCAGGAGCCGTTGCTACAAAGCCAGGTTCCGCAACATTCTCTTTGCCTGGAATCGAGGTTGAAGTTGTAGATAAAAATGGAGAAAAGGTGGTGGAAAATGAGGGTGGATATTTGGTTGTTAAAAAACCTTGGCCTGGAATGATGCGTACAATTCATGAAAACTCTCAAAGATATTTAGAAAGTTATTGGGAATATATTTCTTTTAAAGGTGAAAAAAATGTTTATTTCGCTGGTGATGGGGCTCGGATTGATAATGATGGATATATTTGGATTATGGGAAGAGTTGATGATGTTATAAGTGTTTCCGGGCATCGTTTGGGAACTATGGAGATAGAGTCCGCATTAGTAAGTCATAAATCAGTTGCGGAAGCTGCTGTTGTCGGAAGAAAAGATGATTTAAAAGGTGAGGCTATTGTTGCATTTGTATCTTTAGAAAAAGATATAAATAGTTTTCCAGAAATAGTTGAGGAGTTAAAGAAACATGTAGTTAATGAAATTGGAATTATTGCTAAACCAGAAAAAATAATAATTTCAGATTCTCTTCCAAAAACGCGTAGTGGAAAAATAATGAGAAGAATTTTGAGATCCTTGGCAGAAGGCGAAAAAATAAGTGGAGATATTAGTACTCTTGAAGATAGTTCTGTTTTAGAAAAATTAAAGGAAATATCTTAAATTGATTTATCAATCAAATTAGATATTTGTTTGATTGTATTTCTTTTAAAATCATCGTCAGCCCAATCACCTAAGAAATTTTCTCTTAGTCCTGCGCTAGCAATAATAGTATGAGTTCCCTTAAGCTTTATTCCTTTGGAGTTATCTTCTTTTCTTGCTCTAAGACAAGAAAGTAATTTATCTGTTTGATCTAATTCATCTGAGTTGAATTTTATTAGAAAATTATTTTTTTGATTATAAGTTCTTTTGATTATTCCAAAAGTTCTTTCTGGGCTTGGGCTGAATTCACTATTGAATTCTAATTTTTGAGAAATCTTTTTTAAAAATGGTATAGATCTGTTAGCACTAAAGTTATTAAAACTTATTGATATAAATTTCTCGCAATTCCTACCTCCATCTGGAGAAATTAAGTGAAGTTTGCAACCAAGGCTATGTCCAATTCTTATTGAAGGAATTGATGTTCCGATTCTCTTTGATAAGGATCGTTGACAATTTTTAAAATCTTTCCAGGCTTTCATTGCCAGTTCTTGATGGTCAAATTGAGGAGTGTATTTGTATGCATGTACTGCATAGTTTTTATCTATTAAGCTTTTTATAAATCTTTTGTAAGTTAAATCTGGTTTAGATGCTAAATAACTGCCTCCAATAAATTCTATAATTTTTTTGGGATTTGAAGGCCAATAACAGTAATTATTAAATTGATATTTTGTAAAAGTCATTTAATATTCTAAATTCAAACTATTAGGTTGATTTCTAAC is part of the Prochlorococcus marinus subsp. pastoris str. CCMP1986 genome and harbors:
- the acs gene encoding acetate--CoA ligase, producing the protein MTLDKKHSINNILEENRLFPPSKEFSDKSNIKSFEELQSLKKQSLENPTKFWESFANSEIDWFEPFQTVLDRENAPFFKWFKEGKLNITYNCLDRHIKNGIGNKTALVWEGEPGDNKKYTYQELLKEVCKASNALKSLGIKKGDLVCIYMPMIPEAMVAMLACARIGAPHSVVFGGFSSESLKDRLIDGNARFVITADGGFRKDKVIELKKAVDAAIESGANKIVEKVIVVQRTKKDISMVNNRDFWWHELLKDQKDWCEPEIMNSEDRLFVLYTSGSTGKPKGVVHTTAGYNLWSHLTFKWIFDIKDDDVYWCTADVGWITGHSYIVYGPLSNGATTLMFEGVPRASNLGAFWEIIQKYKVTIFYTAPTAIRSFMKSGREIPDQYDLRSLRLLGTVGEPINPEAWMWYREVIGDNKCPIVDTWWQTETGGVMISPLPGAVATKPGSATFSLPGIEVEVVDKNGEKVVENEGGYLVVKKPWPGMMRTIHENSQRYLESYWEYISFKGEKNVYFAGDGARIDNDGYIWIMGRVDDVISVSGHRLGTMEIESALVSHKSVAEAAVVGRKDDLKGEAIVAFVSLEKDINSFPEIVEELKKHVVNEIGIIAKPEKIIISDSLPKTRSGKIMRRILRSLAEGEKISGDISTLEDSSVLEKLKEIS
- a CDS encoding DUF1350 family protein, with protein sequence MTFTKYQFNNYCYWPSNPKKIIEFIGGSYLASKPDLTYKRFIKSLIDKNYAVHAYKYTPQFDHQELAMKAWKDFKNCQRSLSKRIGTSIPSIRIGHSLGCKLHLISPDGGRNCEKFISISFNNFSANRSIPFLKKISQKLEFNSEFSPSPERTFGIIKRTYNQKNNFLIKFNSDELDQTDKLLSCLRARKEDNSKGIKLKGTHTIIASAGLRENFLGDWADDDFKRNTIKQISNLIDKSI